One part of the Hydra vulgaris chromosome 01, alternate assembly HydraT2T_AEP genome encodes these proteins:
- the LOC136074343 gene encoding uncharacterized protein LOC136074343, protein MIFSDNNISFRSIVSSIGTYNYQLANFLRELSPLIPSEFCTKDSFTFSKEVNQVSLHKHFLVSYGITSLYTNIPLQETINIAVNSIINSKVNPEISKSDLKKLFIFATSQTHFLFKGQIYDQIDDVAMISSLAPVLANLFIGNFKDKWLGSYN, encoded by the coding sequence ATGATTTTTTCTGACAATAATATAAGTTTCAGGTCTATCGTATCATCCATTGGTACTTATAATTATCAATTAGCTAATTTTCTTAGAGAACTATCTCCACTAATACCTTCGGAATTCTGTACTAAAGattcttttactttttccaAAGAAGTAAACCAAGTTAGCCTTCATAAACATTTCTTAGTATCTTATGGTATTACAAGTTTATACACCAATATTCCACtacaagaaacaataaatattgcTGTCAATAGCATTATAAATAGTAAAGTCAATCCTGAAATTagtaaaagtgatttaaaaaaactctttatttttgCAACATCACAAACTCATTTTCTCTTCAAAGGACAAATTTATGACCAAATTGATGATGTTGCTATGATTTCTTCCTTAGCACCTGTTCTTGCTAATCTTTTCATAggaaattttaaagataaatggCTTGGTTCATATAACTGA